Genomic DNA from Segatella copri:
ATCCTTCAGTTCCTTGATGGTCTTGATCCAATAATCTGGAATATTCATCGCCATGCGATAGTCAAAACCATAACCGCCATCCTCAAACTTGGCAGCCAGGCCCGGCATTCCGCTCACCTCTTCGGCAATCGTAATGGCATGCTTGTTAACCTCGTGAATCAGACAGTTGGCAAGGGTAAGATAGCAGATGGCATTATCATCCTCGTGACCATTGAAATAATCGCCGTAGTTGCAGAATGCCTCACCCAGACCATGACTGTAATAGAGCATGGATGTTACACCATCAAAACGGAATCCGTCGAAATGGAACTCATTGAGCCAATACTTGCAGTTGCTCAACAGGAAGTGGATGACTTCATCCTTTCCATAGTCGAAGCAGAGACTGTCCCAAGCCGGATGCTCATGACGGTCGCCAGGATAGAAATACTGGTTAGGATCGCCAGCGAGATTACCCAGTCCTTCCACCTCATTCTTTACGGCATGAGAGTGAACGATGTCCATGATGACGGCAATACCATTCTGGTGAGCTGTATCAATGAGATTCTTCAACTCTTCAGGAGTTCCGAAGCGGCTACTTGCAGCAAAGAAACTGCTTACATGATAGCCGAAGGAGCCATAATACGGATGCTCCTGGATAGCCATAATCTGAATGCAGTTGTAACCATCCTTGATGATACGTGGCAACACATTCTCCTTAAATTCTGTGTAAGTGCCAACCTTCTCAGCATCCTGTGCCATACCGATATGGCATTCATAGATGAGCAGAGGTGCCACATTTGGTCTGAAGGTTTTCTTCTTCCATTTATATGGTTCCGGATTCCAAACCTGAGCAGAGAAAATCTTGGTCTGGTCGTCCTGTACTACGCGCTGTGCCCATGCAGGAATACGCTCGCCTTCACCACCTTCCCAATGAACTTTCATCTTGAAGAGATCGCCATGTTTCATCGCTTTCTCCGGAAGTTTGAGTTCCCAGTTTCCGGTATTCTTTACTCTTTTAGCACGATACTTTTCGGTTTCCTGCCAGTTGTTGAAGTCACCTATCAGATAGATGTCTGTAGCATTAGGTGCCCACTCACGGAACACCCATCCACGGGCAGTCTTATGCAGTCCGAAATACTCGTATCCATTGGCAAAATCGCTCAATGTCTGTTTGCCGTTATTAGTCAGCTGACCGAGTTTCCAGAGTGCATGGTCGTGTCGGCCCTTGATGGCATCCTCATAGTCTGCCAGATATGGGTCGTTCTTCACGAGTCCGATATGCTTTACCACAGCCTTCGCTGCCTTTTTTGCAACTGGTTTCTTTGCAGTTGCCTTTTTAGTTGCAGCCTTCTGGGCTGTAGTTTTCTTTTCTGTTGCCATATATCATGATTTTAGATGGTTACTCTATATTATTCTTCTTTAATTTTATCTTGAAGATCTCTTCTTTAATTCTTAATCTTGAAGATAGCCTTGTGGATATCACCACTACCGATGCATGGCTGATGACCATCTTGTGGCCAGAAGATAGCAAACTGACCTGGCTTGCAGGTAACGAGCGTCTGCGCTTTCACACCAGGATACTTGGTTACATCCTTAGCCTCGTTATATTCCACTTCAGGAAGATCAGCAAGAGGAGTATAGCCATAAGTCTCCTCGTTGTCAAGAGGAATCTGAATATCAATCATCTTGCGATGTGTTTCAAAAACAGCATCTTCCTCGCTTTTTCCGTGAGCTGTCGTTATGTTAACAAAGAGGTTACCCTCCTTGATAAAATGCTTACCGTCCTCCAATTTAGAGAGGTCATTATCTTTGATAAACTTCACTACATCAGCGAAGAGCGGATTGAGAGAAACATATTTCTCCAGATTGTCTAAAGTATCTACTACCATAATTATAGTTAAGCTTTGAGATTTGAACATTTACTTTTAACTTTGAGACTTGAAAACAGAACATTGAACATTCAATATTCAACATTATAATATGTTCTTTTTCTCATTATTTAAAATATAAAGGTTCTCTATCTCGTTATTTATAATTTCTTTGTATTTTTCTAATTTTCTGAAGAGATTAGTCTTCAAATCGTTTGCCGTTTTCGTAGGCTCCCTTGGCTGTAACCTGTCCGTTGCGGTCTTTTTCTACAAATCTTCCGTCACGCACATCGTTACGGTAGGTTCCTTCGAAACGCTTACCGTTTTTATCTTCTTCTATGCAAGGTCCCTGGCGCTTACCTTTGTGATAGGCACCCTTGAATCTTCTGCCATCAGCATAATGAATCACGACATTACCATCTACCAGACCGTTTTTGAACTCACCTTCAAACACGTCGCCGTTCTTCTTGGTCAGTTTGCCCCTGCCGTTCTGCAGATCATCCATCCAGTCGCCTACATAGATATCGCCATTCTTCCAGATGAAGGTACCCTGACCGGTACGCAGGCCATCCTTAAACTGTCCGTTATACTTGTCGCCCTTTGCAGAGCGGAAGATGCCTATACCCGTGCGTTCTCCCTGCACATAATCGCCTTCATAAATGTCGCCATTATGAAATTTATAGATACCCTTTCCGTCCTGGATATCATCCTTCCAGTCGCCGATATACACATCGCCATCAGCATATTTGAAAGTACCTTTTCCAGAGCGCTGGTTGTCTAGCCACTGACCGTCATAAGTAGTTCCGTCTCCCCAGTTGAAGAAGCCGTTTCCATTCTTCATATCGTTCATCCACTGGCCTTTATACTGTGCGCCATTGGCATAAGTATAAACGCCGCGTCCCTGACGCTTGTCCTTATACCAGTCGCCGTCATATTTATCACCATTATAATAGAACATGACGCCATGACCATGCTGGTAATCGCGGAACCAGAGGCCTACATATTTGTTGTTGTTCTGGAAATAGTAGGTGCCTTTACCATGCTGCTGGTCCTGCATCCACTGTCCCTCATACTTTTCGCCATCACTGAAGGTATAAACGCCATAGCCTTCGCGCTTACCTTTCATATAAGAGCCTTCGTAGGTATCCCCATTCTTATAGATGGTAGTACCTTTTCCCTGCGGCTTTCCGCTCACCATTTCGCCTTTAAACTGACCTCCGTCACGGGTGATGCAAGAGCCTAGCGAAATCTTCTGGGCTGAGGCATCAACCGATGCCATAGCCAAAGTCAAGGCAAGGAAAAAGCACTTGCTCCGACAGGACAATTTGGTATGTTGTTTCTTATTGTATTTCATATTCTACAGTTATAGTCTGACTTATCAATCTCCAAAATTACGGTTTTTTCCTCAAATAGCCAAATAGATTAAACAAATTTAAGGTAAAATCATGAAAATAGATTTTTATCTGAAAAGAACGCCTAAAAAGGCAAAAAATAGCAAAATAGAGCATTTGTTTTGAGTTTCAAGTGGTTGTGGCAGTCTTTGGCTTTAGTTGTCAGTGACAAGGAAATGAGGAAAAAGCAGATTAGAGAAGTAGAAACGCTTTCAAATCATTACCCAATGGAAACGCCCTAATAAGCATTTTTAACGGTAGCGGTTCATATTTCCCCATTCTGCGTAGGTTTTGGCTTTGCCATGCAACTCTCATAGTTTAATTTTGCACCGAACAAAAAAGTAAGAATTATGAGATGCACTTTCAAGACAGTCTTCTATGTAAATGGAAGCAAGGAGAGAAACGGAATTGTCCCTATCATGGGACGAGTGACAATCAACGGAACTATCGCACAGTTCAGTTGCAAGCAGAGCGTTACCAAGGCTATTTGGGATGCCAAGGGCAACAGAGCCACAGGCAAGAGTAAGGAAGCCAAGGAGGTGAACTTTGCGCTTGACAACATCAAGGCTCAAATCACCAAGCATTACCAACGACTTTCCGACCGTGAGGCGTTCGTTACCGCTGAAATGGTGAGAAACGCCTACCAAGGCATAGGCACGGAATACGAGACATTGCTCAGAGCCTTTGACAAGGAGAACGCAGCTTTTGCCAAGCGTGTGGGCAAGGATAGAGCCAAGAACACCTACCGCAAGTATCTGACGGTAAGAAAGTATGTTGCCGATTTCATCAAGTATCAGTACAAGCGCAGCGATATGTCCATGAACGAGCTTACTGAGGAATTCATCCGTGACTATTGCCTGTATCTGAAGAATGTCGTCGGACTTGCGCAGTCCTCCATTTGGATTTACTCCATACCACTGAAGCATATTGTAACGGCAGCTCACTACAACGGCAAGATACCGAGAAATCCATTTGCCATGTACCACGTTGACCCAGACCACAAGGAACGTGAGTTCTTGACATTGGACGAGCTTACCGCCATGACAGAGATAAAGTTGGAAGACCCGAACATGGCATTTGCGAGAGACCTTTTTATCTTTGGCTGTTGGACAGGTATATCTTTCATCGACATCAAAAACTTGACGGAAGATAACATCAGCATGATAAACGGTGCTCCTTGGATTGTTTCCAAGCGTCAGAAGACAGGTGTTCCGTTCCAAATCAAGTTGATGGACATTCCCATGCAGATTATTGGGAGATACAAGGCTTTCAGAAAAGGAAGTCACTTGTTCAATATCGGCAACCTTGACAGCATCAACAAGCGCATAAAGAAAGTTGCTGCAATGTGTGGCATCAAGAAGCGTGTCTCGTTTCATGTCTCACGTCATAGTTGGGCTGTTTTAGCCTTGGAGTACGGAATGCCGATAGAGAGCGTGAGCAAGATTCTTGGTCACACGAATATCACCACGACACAGATATATGCCAAGGTGACAAGCACCAAGCTTGACCATGACATATCTGTCTTTGAAAGTCGAATCAAGGGGCATTTGCCTGCAATGGGAGGGATGGCATGAAAAGGACTGTAATCACCGTGGACGGAAATGGAAGGCTTTCCATTCCGTCCAACCTAGAGGACTTGTGGATGAGTGAAAATGAGTTGGTAGATATGCTTTATGTCACAACCCCGAAGCTCAAAGCCGTGATAAGAGCCATATATAAAGAAGGTATGTTGTTGATGTCGGAAGTCCAAAAGAGGCAAAAACTTTCCAAAGATGTTTGGCAAACGCTGTATGGATTCCCTATGGTTGTTGCCATTTGCTTCCGTCTAACCTCCAATGGTGCAGCGCAACTTCGTGATGCTATCTTCAAGAGGTTGTACGGAGCAAAAGAGAAAACAGCCATTGTCCTGCAAATCTACGGAGGGACAAATGTCTTCAGCTAAGAATGGTCGCATTTTTGACGCTTCGATTATTCACTGTCGTATTGACTTGTTGGCTTACTGATTCACTGTCGTATCAAGCATTTCTGTGAAGAATGCAGAGCTGCCGATGTCAAACGTTTTACATGCTTATCGTATGACATATAAAACGTATGACATGCAGGAATACATTTTTGTTCATCCCGAGGAAAGGTTCGCAAGGAAACCTCTCTTCGGGATTTTTTGTTTCATCTTATCCCGATTGGCAACATCAAGCACCTTGATTTCCAATCTTTTAACATTGTCGGTGCAAACTTCTCCATTCTGCGCAAGTTTGTGTTTTGCATTTTGATTTTCCGCCCTTACCTTTGCAACTTTAATTTTATCAACTCACAAAGGTTAGATTATGAGCAAGACAAACGACAACAATCAGCCTGTGGTTGTGGAAAGAAAACAACCACAGGCAGCATCTCCGACAAACGAGGTGTTCATCCGTGTTGGCACTACCTTGTACAAGGTGGTTGACCAACCTACCATCACAGGAGGAAAGGTAAGAAAGCGCATCCCTTGGAACATGGAGACCTTGCGTCAGGACTACGGCAAGGAGTTCATCAAGTACGTTCACAAGTATGACGGCTTCTGTACTGTTCCCGAACATGTGAACCACCGCACGGTGATAGACGGTTTCCTCAACCTATACGAGCCGATAGGACATAAGCCGATGCAAGGGGACTTCCCTAATATCAAGAAGTTGGTTAGTCACATCTTCGGTGAGCAATATGACCTTGGCATGGACTACCTGCAACTGCTCTATCTCAGACCTGTGCAGAAGTTGCCCATTCTGCTGCTCGTATCAGAGGAGAGGAACACAGGCAAGACCACGTTCTTGAACTTTCTGAAAGCGTTGTTCCAAGACAACGTGACATTCAACACCAACGAGGACTTCCGCAGTCAGTTCAATTCCGATTGGGCTGGCAAGCTGCTGATTGTCGTGGACGAGGTGTTGCTCAGTCGTAGGGAGGATTCCGAGCGGTTGAAGAACCTCAGCACCACCCTCTCGTACAAGGTGGAAGCCAAGGGCAAGGACAGGAACGAGATTTCCTTCTTTGCCAAGTTCGTGCTGTGCTCCAACAACGAATCACTCCCTGTCATCATTGACGAGGGCGAGACCCGATATTGGGTGAGGAAGATTTCATCGTTGCAATCTGACGATACCGGCTTCTTGGAGAAACTGAAGGCGGAGATACCCGCTTTTCTGTTCCATCTGCAAGGCAGAACGCTATCCACAGAGCACAAGAGCCGAATGTGGTTCGCCCCCGAACAGATAGCGACCGATGCTCTGAGGAGAATCATACGCTGCAACCGTAACAGACTTGAGGTGGAAATGTCGGAGCTGTTCCTTGAGGTCATGGAGAACACCCAAACCGACAGTTTGCAATTCTGCCTCAATGACGCAATCGCCTTGTTGCAATGCAACCACGTGAAAGCGGAGAAGTACCTTGTGCGAAAGATAGTGCAGGACTGTTGGAAGCTGCAACCTTCAGAGAACGCCCTCACCTACACCTCATACGAGTACAACTACAATAGCAGCGGTCACTACTCGCCAACAAAACGTGTGGGCAGGTTCTACACTGTAACGAGGGACAAGCTAAATAGCATATAATTTTGTTGAATTGTTGAATATGATGAAAGAAGTATTGAATATCAAGTATTTAAGGCTCAACATTTTCTCAACAAATCTCTCAACAAAAGAAAGGGACTGTTGAAAAGAGAAAACATGACGGCTCATGCCTTTCTTTCTCTTTTGCCCAGTGATTTTGTTGAAAAGAACCATTTGTTGAGAGTTTGTTGAGAAGATAAGTATTTGACTATCATACCAATACATAGGATTCTCAACAATTCATCAGAAATACATACACCACTTAATCCCCAGTAAGACATGAACATTCAAGAAGCAAAGCAAATCAAGATTGCAGACTATCTGCAAAGTTTGGGACACCGCCCTGTCAAGCAGCAGGGCGCAAACCTTTGGTACAAGTCACCGCTGAGAAACGAGAGCGAGGCATCTTTCAAGGTGAACACCACGATGAACAGTTGGTTCGATTTCGGCATGGGCAAGGGCGGCAACATCATCACCCTTGTGTCCTATCTTTACGCATCCGACAACCTGCCTTATCTTTTGGACAAGATGGAGAAGCAAACTCCCCATGTTCGTCCGACCGACTTTTCTTTTACTCAGCAAGCTACCGAGCCGAGTTTTGAGCGATTGGAAGTGAGGGAACTTAACCATCCTGCACTCCTGCGCTATCTGAGCGAGCGAAAGATTAATCTGCACATTGCCCAAAAGGAATGTGCGGAACTCCACTTCTCGCATAACTATAAAAACTACTTTGCCATCGGCTTCAAGAACAAGTCGGGTGGCTATGAGGTGCGTAACCGATTCTTCAAGGGGTGCATGTCACCCAAGGATATCACCCATATCCGACATCAAGGCGAGCCAAGATACGCTTGCTATGTTTTCGAGGGCATGATGGATTATCTTTCTTTTCTCTCGTTACGCTTGGAGAAGTTTCCTGCTTGTCCGTCATTGGACGCACAGGACTATGTGATACTCAACTCCACAAGCAACGTGGACAAGGCTATTGATGCACTCCATGGCTACGAGCGCATCAGTTGTCTGCTCGACAACGATGACGCAGGGCGTAAGGCTACACTTGCCATCAAGACTGCTCTCGGCTACCGTGTGAGGGACGCATCCCACTTGTACAGTGAATACAACGACTTGAACGACTATCTGTGCGGAGTGAAATCCAAACAGTCAGTACACCAAGTACAGCCTGTTAAGCAGACTGTTCCACCTCGCAGGAAAGGCGCAGCCTTGGGCATGTAGGCGGTTCCTGCTCCAATGGCTATTCTGAACGGAAAAGCCATAGCTCAATAGGGCGTTTTCTTGACGCAGTGGCACGCCACCGCTAAAAACACCCATTTGAGCAAAGGGGCATCCCCTTTTGAAACCCCGTGAGCCATGCGCTGGGCGCAATGCGGCAAGCGGATTTGTACAACTCAAAAACAAGTTTATTATGGGACATTTCAGTTTGGATTTCAAGAAGGCAAAGGGCTGCTCTGACGCAAGGGAGTCAGACCACATAGAGCGCAAGGTGATACCCGACAACGCTGACCCTACGAGAACTCACCTCAACCGTGAGCTTGTCAAGATGCCGAGCGGTGTGTATGGTCGTGACGAAGCCATCGCCCACCGCATCAAGACGGCAGGCATCAAGCGCAAGATAACCAATGACCAGGTGAGGGTGATTAGAACCGTGCTGTCTGGAACGCACGAGGACATGATGAACATCGCAGCCAATGGTCAGCTTGACGATTGGTGCAACGACAGCTTGAAGTGGTTGCAGGACACATTCGGCAAGGAGAATGTCGTGTCGGTGGTTCTCCACATGGATGAGCACACGCCGCACCTCCACGCCTCCATCGTTCCGATAGTAACAGGCGAGCGGAGAAAGGCGAAGAACAAGACAGCGGAAGAAGGCAAGCGGACATACCGCAAGAAAGCCAATGCCGTGAGACTGTGTGCCGATGATGTGCTCAACCGAGACAAAATGATTGGCTATCACGACAGCTATGCTGAAGCTATGAGCAAGTATGGCTTGAAGAGAGGTGTCCGTGGATCAGATGCGAGGCATACCACCACGGCACAGTATTATCGCAACATCAAGCGAGAGACCGAGAGACTTCAAAACTGTATGAAGCTGCTGCAATCTGATATTGAGGAAGCACAGCGACTTCTACAACAAACCAAGAGTGAAATCAGCACGGAGAAACTACAGGCTGCTAAGATGGAAGCCAAGACAGCCTTTGTGTCGAAGATTGGTTCTCTTTTAGGTAGTGGAAAATTGAAGGAGGTGGAGCAACACAACCGAAAGTTGTGCGAGCTTGTGACAAACCGAGAGCAATACATTGACGAACTCCATGAGAAGGTGCAACGTATGGAGGACAGCCACAGCAAACAGCTTGACGAGATACAGCGTAAGCACCAATCGGAGGTCGCGAATTTGGAGAGCAAGCACACCACGGAGGTAACGATGCTCAACAACATTATCCGCAAAGCCAAGCGTTGGTTCCCGATGTTGGAGGCACGCTTGCAAATGGAAGACCTGTGCAGGAGGGTTGGCTTTACCGTTGAACAAATTGAGGTGCTTCTTACAGGAAAGGCACTCAACTTTAGCGGTTCACTCTATTCCGAGGAGCACAGAAGAAAGTTCAATGTAGTGAATGCAGAAATTAAGGTATTCTCTGATTCTACCAAGCCGAACCAACTATTTTTGTATATAAATAGACAAACTATGGTTGAATGGTTTAAGGAACAGTGGAATAATATAAGGTTAAAAACACAGCGTCGTTTCAAACTTTAATATACTTTTTGCAAGAACAAAGAAGGCAGCTTACTTTTTTTGGGTAAACCGCCTCTTTGTTGTTGCTTTTACAATTGACATGTTAGAGATAGCATAACATTTCCAGAATGTTGTTTGTATCTAACATAGGATGTGTAAGTTGGTGTAACATTTTGTTTTAACCAATTGATTCCGTTAAGGTGAAAGATATTCGTGCCAGAAAGTTTGCATGTGAATTTCTTGATTTTATAGGAAATGGAAAAATCAATATCTCGCAATATCTTACTTCCGCTTGTATTCTCTATCTTGTTCCACTTGCCGGTAACAAAACTGGCGAACTTGTTCTTCGCAAATATGAGCTTTGCAGTTCCACCAAATTCCTTGTCACTAGAATCAATGTTTAAGTCGGTGACTTTGTTTGTCAACTTGTTGTACAAGCCATCAACCTCAACATTGAAAGGAATCTTAAAGCGTGAGACGAAACCTAAGTCTGTCTTTAAGTTCCCTATCAACATTTTACACGGAATGGAATTGTATGCAATTTCGTTTCGATTCCATAAAAATGTTGTGGTCAGTTTGGCATCAATAGGCAAGTTGCCCAATCCTTTGTTGGCATATAAAGTTGCATTTACGGTTTCCTTTTTTCCTCCATCCATATAATTTTGGCTGTGTAATAAACCGTCATTCTGATAGTTCAGCATTTCGGTGTTATCAGCCTTCTCATAAGTCAAATACATAAATATAATTGTTCTGCTATACAAACTATACAACTTATAAGCAATATTCATGTTCAGGGCGTTGTTGCCCAACCTTGAATATGAGGAAGCATCTGTGACCTCATCGTAGCTATTGATGACAGACAGTCTCGATAGTGCTTCAATATCGGTTGGAACATATTTGTAACTCAGTCCAAATGCAACAGAGTGTTGCTGACTGAAACGTAATTCTGTTGCAAAGGATGGCTCCCACTTGATTACAGACTTTGTCACTAGTCCATTGATGTTTGTGCTATTCCCATAATCAGAAAATCTAACACCAGCATCAAACCTAAAGAGACCTTTGTTCTTCATAAGTCCTCCATAAATCCCGAAATTGTGACTGTTCAAGTGTTCGCTATCTACATTTTGGTCTATCCATGAATCGGAGTTCTGACCAGACAATTCCCATTTCAAGTTGATTTTATGGAAAATAGGAAATACATAGCCTACAGCACCTGCCACATTTAGCTTCTTCAAATCTTTATCTATATAGTAAGAATCATCTGCCTGTTTGTATTCGTTAGGCAGTTCATAAGAGGAAAGAACATCCAAGTTTCTTTCTGATTTAGAAAAAGCGAAATCTACACTTCCATAAAGCAGGCCTTTGCCTATCAATGAATTTAAGTTTACCTGTTGTAATACATTAAATCCTTTGTTCTTGTCATTGTCTGCATTTCTATCGGAATTATTGTTATAATAATCCATGATAGACATATTGTTTCTCATGTCGCTATATGCCAACTTCGTTTGGAAACGCAAACTTGCATATGGATTGACATCCCATTTTTGACTGAGGTTAAATGAACTAAAGTTACCTCTTTTCTTGCCATTCTCTTCTGTTGACTTACGTATAACTTCCTGCGCCACCTTTACATGTTGTTCCGTTGACAATGCAGACTTTGCATCCATTTCATTGTGGATGACACCTATCGTGACATTGTAGTGCGAAGTCGGTTTCAATGTTAAGTTGACATTACCGATACCAGAAGTCCTTTTGTATTCGTCATTGCTTGGCATCAAGACATTTCTTTCTGCACTTGAAAGGCTCAGTTGCGCAAATCCATTGGTTGTTTTTACTCCTGTAAGACCGCCATTGGCATTGAGATAGTCCATTATAGAGAAAACTGTCTCATTGGTGTTGTTAGCATTTGCAATGATGGATGCAGACACTTTTTTGTCCATCTTCAAAGCTGAGTTCTTGCTGTCAAACTTGTTCTTAACACCACCCCCTTCTGTAAAGTTTCCTGCCCATTTGTTGTGTAAGTCTTTATTAATAAGGTTCAGTGCAGTTGTCTCTTTTGAATTGAAAGAGTTTCCTACATTTCCGTCATTGTAATTGTTCAGTAGCTCCACACCAGAAGCAAAGTCTGCAGACAAAGTTTTTAGTGCATGTCCTCCTGTAGAAAGCACATCTTCGCCATTGACCAAGAACTTATCTATTTTTTTCCCTTGGTAGGAAACATTTCCCGACTCATCAACAGTCATTCCTGGCAACTTTTTAATGACATCGCTCATGTTCTGTTCACTTCCGTTTTTAAACACATCTGGACTAAATTCAATTGTGTCATTCTTGATTTTCGCCCCTAAGTTTCTACCTTTTATTGTTACCTCAGACAATGTGTAGCTGTCGTCTTTCATCATTAAGTGTAATGGGGTTGCCGGCACTTCTTTATAATGTACTCTCAGTGTAGTATATCCGACACATCTTGCTGTCAACCAAAATGAGGACAAAGCCTTGTTGGATTGGATAGTGAACGAACCATCGTCTTTTGATATTGCATACGAAACGATGGAATGTGCCGCACTATCTTGTGAACATGTAACAGTACAAAAGGGTATGGCTGTATTTTGTGCATCAACAACCATACCCGATATATTCTGTGCTATAGAAAATCTACATATGCAGATTAGCATACATAACAGTAAACTTCTTAAACGTCCCATACATCCTTATGTTTTATCCTATAAAACTATGACATTGTCATTGCCGCTTTCCTTCAACTCTTCAATCTTTTTCTTCTGTAACTTTTCAAAAGCAGGTTTTTGCATTATTTTTCCTCTTGGTAACTCTATCTTGACTTGCCCTTTTATAGGCAAAATACTTTCTGCCTCATAAATTTCGCTTGATGTCGTCAAGCGGAGTATTGCCCCTGGCAGCCCTATATATCCACAAGGTCCTACGGGGGATGGTATTTCTTGACAGAACCATGCTACTACAGAACGATTTTTCTTATATACGGCCTTTGTACATTTCTTTCCTAAAACTTCTATAGTCTCATCAAAATACAAATCCCATTCATTTTTTAATGAATCAGAAAAAACGACAAACGTCTTATCTACAATGCTTTTTATACTTATTTCCTTATTATCTGTTGTATTTGTATAGTATGAGCCACTTCCTTCAAGTTTGATAACATTGTTATCTATGCCTGTGGTTGAAAATGCACATTCGTTGCCATTAGTAAATAAAGTATAAGTTTTATGCTGATTGGACAATTGATTTATAATCATTTGTCTTTTACTTAAATCACTCATACTATAGACCTCCTTCGGAATTTGCATCACCATATTATAATGTATGGATAATCCTATCTTTTGTGCGGAGACTAATAGACAAGAGACTAAGCACGAAAGCGTGAATAATATAACCCTTTTCATATTTGTACAGAATAGAAAGAAAATATTAAAGAGTAGGCACTCCAATTAAAAAGAGTGCCTACTCATGTAATATGCAGTCGTTGTTGATTAGCAATAGACTACGACATTAGAGAACAATAATGACTGTTCCATCTTTGGTAATAATAACGACAGGACCATTTGATGGAGTTGCTTGGAACGTTGTTGTTGCCTTAATGTTGTTTACTACTGGTGAAGATACTTCAGCCGCACTTGCTTGACTTGGCATGCATATAGCACCTAATGCCAAAGCCATAGAAAACAAAAACTTTTTCATGTTTTCTCCTTTTTAAATGTTATACATGTTGCGGAGGTATAAACCTCTTTGTTTTCGATTGCAAAAGTACAAAAAAAAATGATTGATAGAACTTTTTGATGGTTATTTTAAACTGAATTAAACTTATTGACGGCAAAATTAAATCTGATTAAACATTATGCTGCTATTTTGTAAGGAAACTGGTGCCTTTTGTAACATGTATTTCGGTTTGATGTTTTTTTGGAATTAAAAATCTTAGATTCATTATTTTTTTGTATTTTTGCAGCCGAAAAGAGTTGTTAGGCAGCAAACGTATGCAGATAGCAGAATTTAGGACTGTTGCCAAATCATTACCTCTATTGAGGTGAAAGACTCATAAATAGCTCATTTTAAGCTATTCGGCAGTTTTTAGCGTAATTTTACATGAAAAAATCTGCAGCTTGAAACAATAAACAAACACATTTTTCGTTTTTACGAAAATCGAGAATAAAATCACTAAAACAGTAAAATTATGATTTTAAATTGCGCCATCATAGATGAAGATCCGGAAGCTTTGCA
This window encodes:
- a CDS encoding toprim domain-containing protein, with the protein product MNIQEAKQIKIADYLQSLGHRPVKQQGANLWYKSPLRNESEASFKVNTTMNSWFDFGMGKGGNIITLVSYLYASDNLPYLLDKMEKQTPHVRPTDFSFTQQATEPSFERLEVRELNHPALLRYLSERKINLHIAQKECAELHFSHNYKNYFAIGFKNKSGGYEVRNRFFKGCMSPKDITHIRHQGEPRYACYVFEGMMDYLSFLSLRLEKFPACPSLDAQDYVILNSTSNVDKAIDALHGYERISCLLDNDDAGRKATLAIKTALGYRVRDASHLYSEYNDLNDYLCGVKSKQSVHQVQPVKQTVPPRRKGAALGM
- the mobV gene encoding MobV family relaxase, which encodes MGHFSLDFKKAKGCSDARESDHIERKVIPDNADPTRTHLNRELVKMPSGVYGRDEAIAHRIKTAGIKRKITNDQVRVIRTVLSGTHEDMMNIAANGQLDDWCNDSLKWLQDTFGKENVVSVVLHMDEHTPHLHASIVPIVTGERRKAKNKTAEEGKRTYRKKANAVRLCADDVLNRDKMIGYHDSYAEAMSKYGLKRGVRGSDARHTTTAQYYRNIKRETERLQNCMKLLQSDIEEAQRLLQQTKSEISTEKLQAAKMEAKTAFVSKIGSLLGSGKLKEVEQHNRKLCELVTNREQYIDELHEKVQRMEDSHSKQLDEIQRKHQSEVANLESKHTTEVTMLNNIIRKAKRWFPMLEARLQMEDLCRRVGFTVEQIEVLLTGKALNFSGSLYSEEHRRKFNVVNAEIKVFSDSTKPNQLFLYINRQTMVEWFKEQWNNIRLKTQRRFKL
- a CDS encoding GLPGLI family protein; this encodes MKRVILFTLSCLVSCLLVSAQKIGLSIHYNMVMQIPKEVYSMSDLSKRQMIINQLSNQHKTYTLFTNGNECAFSTTGIDNNVIKLEGSGSYYTNTTDNKEISIKSIVDKTFVVFSDSLKNEWDLYFDETIEVLGKKCTKAVYKKNRSVVAWFCQEIPSPVGPCGYIGLPGAILRLTTSSEIYEAESILPIKGQVKIELPRGKIMQKPAFEKLQKKKIEELKESGNDNVIVL